From the genome of Dermacentor andersoni chromosome 3, qqDerAnde1_hic_scaffold, whole genome shotgun sequence:
ACTGTCGTTGCTCCGCCAAACAAACACCAGAGATGAAGAGTACTGGACTTTCAGTCCGGCTACGCTGAATGCGTTCTACGAGCACTCCACCAACAGTATCACTATACCAGCTGCTATCCTCAACTTCCCCTTCTACTCCTATGGTCTGCCCCCTGCCATGAACTATGGCAGCATCGGTGCCATCATCGGCCACGAGATTAGTCATGCTTTCGACACCCTCGGAAGCCACTTTGATGACAGTGGGAACCTGCGCAACTGGTGGACTAAGGAGACGAAGAGCAACTTCATCCTCAAGAACTACTGCTTCGTGCTACAGTACAACAGCATCTACGAGCCGCACAGCAAGCGCTACCTCAATGGCAAGCAGACCCTGTCAGAGAACATAGCAGACAATGGCGGCCTCAGGCAGTCATTCCACGCCTACCGGTTGCACGTCGACGAGCACCCTGGCGGCAAGGAGGAGAACATACCCCTGGAGGGCCTCGAAGAGTTCACTCCAGACCAGCTCTTTTTCATCAGCAGCGCATACAAATGGTGTGCTGACATCAACCCCAAGGCTGTCAAGATGATCATGAACTCAGACTCCCACTCATTAGAGGAGTACCGCTGCAACGTGGCTGTCGAGAACATGGTAGAGTTCGCAAAGGCCTTCCAGTGCAGCCCCAACGAGGAAATGAACCCAGCGAAAAAATGCGTTGTGTGGTGAAACACAGCTGCAACACGTTTCGTTAGGGATCTGGGCCGTGTTGCCtgcatggctgctgctctggcgaTGAAAGCGACACCATTGTCACAGTGTATAGTGCTTTGCGTTGCGACACTGCTGGTGACCGCCACTGCTTATGGCCTCAAGGTCAGATGTTGACACAAGGCATCCAGTGTTCCTGCCACTTCATGCAGTGCACAGAAGAAAGTGCACAAGACTTTCAAATTTAAATGCTCTTTATTAAAGAAAATTCAATCTGGAACAAGTTGGCCATATATCTCTCAGTAAATTTGTGAACAAAGACAAACTTGATAAATGCCTTCAAAAAAACACAACAAGCATCGGAAGTTGAGCAGAATGTGCTGCAATGCTAATATGAACTCTTGCAGCACAAAAGCTAGCTGGCATTATGCACCATGTGACACTAGTGGCAGGTACAGCACTGGGCAACAGAAAACGCCCACACAGTCAACAATCATACTATTTGTTCCACAAACCACAAAATCCCCCTCCCTTCACAAAAGAAAAAGGGGTGTTTCATTAAAATCCTTGAGACACCATTATTTGGTACAGTTACTGCAATGCAGAAAGCAGATGCATGCCTGAGAATTATTCACTGCTGCCCATTTGAACAAAAGGACTGCACTTTAAATGCACAAGTGGCAGATGCTGTTGTCCCATATCACTTGTAGGATACGTCGCAGCTGGAGGTGTGTCTAGAAGAACTTGGTGTTGAGAGAGCTCGTGTTGCCTCCAGCagtttcttggaaaaaaaaaaaggccaattACAAGTGTCATTTATAACTGCCTGGCCAAGCAAATAATTCATAAAAGAAGTAAAGAAGCTAAGCATTTATAATTTTGCAATATACATAGCTCAAATAATATTTTAACATGAATTACGAAAACTGTGAGAATTATTTCTACACCTGTGAATATTAGAAAATCAACTATCTGCTTCTCGTTCACACTAAGACAAGCACTTTATGACTGATAGCGCAGTTACACTAACTTATGGATTTGCCAGGGAGCAGCAAACACCCTACAGAAAGTACACTGGCACCCAGATACTACAATTACAGATTACCCGCCTCATGCTAAGACTTATGGCAGCTGCCACAAACTAGTTCTAGGCAGGCACGAGACTTAGGCAGCAGACAGCTTTGCGAGCATGCCAAGGTCAAACTACATGAAGAAAGGACTATTGAAGGTTCTGTCCTATGAGAATCATCATAGGCTTGGATATCCCAACTTCAGGCGGCAGTCGGGCTGTCACAATAGCATTTACTGATATGTCAGTTGCATGTAAACAAATTATACCTTCTCAGGCTGATTTCTTGAAAGTGCGGAGACCCAAGGTCTGTAATGCTTGAATTGCTGCCGACAGCTCAACATGTGAAGGTACCAGTTTATCTTTTGCTGTTTTGATGTGAAATAGCTAACAACAAATAAAGGTGTATATTTTAGATAATAGCAAGTCTGGCCTCTTTGCCGCAGATATTACTTATTGCCTGGTAAGAATGACATGTTCAAaacaatgtttttttgtttttttaaatgGCAGCATTCAAACTGCTGAAATTCTATATTACCAGGGGGAGGCACACACAAAAGGTAGCCACAGAGTACTATCTAAGCGTCAAGCCTGTCAAAGTAAAACCTCATAGGACATTGGAGGCCATGTAAAAGCATCGTGGCCATATCAAATCACAACAGCCACACAGACTGCAAAAGAGACAAAGAAGTACCTTTGATTGTTCAGAGTAGAGGAGCTGCAGCTTGTTTAGCTCAAGCACCTTTTTTGAAAGCAAGATGTTCAGgtcatttttttctgcttccatGGACCAGGCATGCTTCACAGCAGCCCACAAGCCGTCCAGAAGTTGTCCTTCAAGCAACTGGTTGAGACAAGATTCATTCCCATTAAAAGCAAGAGGCTATCACAGAAGATcatattaaacaaaaaaaaacacaaggtGCCAACTGTCTATGACATAAATGGCGGCTTGAAATGTTTGGTAGAGATGTTTACGTAAATTCGAATGTATTTGTACCTTTTATGTACCAAACCTGAATGCCACACAAACTACTgcaaaaagcaaaataaaaggtTTTCGTTACATAGTCATTAAAATCGTGACTACTGTCTAGCAATGAAAACGCATAGCAACATAAGCTTTTAAACATGCGAGTCCAGCTACAACTGCCAGTATAGTACACCTTTTCAGCAGATGAATTCTCCACTGTGTAGCATGAGTAATTATTTTCTAACTTGACAGGAACAGGAAACTATAGCAAAAGTTCAGCATTGAAGGTGCATCAAAATGCAAAAGCTATCTTAACTTTACAATGAATGGTGCACTGATCAAGATGCAAGTAAATGCATTTACATAAGTAGTTCTCAAATGTTATTGTCCGATGCAAAAATCATAGTACCTCAGAATTTTACATTTCGAGCCCACCTTTTCAACAAAAATTAATAATAAGATTAGTTGTAATAATCCAAAATTTTAAGAGAGCAACTGCCACAAATAATTTGTTTCGCAACTCGTCTTTTTCCAATCCTATCTCTTGAAATCACTTTTCCTCCATGCAAGGCAGCAAACTGGACTTTTTCTGCCTTTCATTTGTTTATCTCTCTCTTGTAATAGctaagaagaaagggggttaaccgaggggcccaatttttattactcatatcataagccaacaaacactgacaccaaggacaatgtaGAGGAACTTACTTGTGCCTAATacgtgaaataaagaaacgataaattaatggaaatgaaagtggatgaaaaacaactttgcgcaggtggggaacgatcccacaaccttagCATTATGCGTGCAATGctcttgtgcttaataaatgaaataaagaaacaatgaattaatggaaatgaaagtggataaaaaaacaacttgccgtaggtggggcaCAATCCCATAACCTTTGCATTACGCATTCGATgctatttccattaatttatcatttctttattttatttattaagcacaagtaatttaccctatgttgtccttggtgtcagtgtttgttggcttcttatgatatgtcttGTAATAGGTAGTCatcctcatcagcagcagcagcctattttatgtccactgcaggacgaaggcctctccccgcgatctccaattacccttgtcctgcacctgcaaacttcctaatttcgtcacaccaccaagtcttctgtcgtcctctatagcgcttcccttctcatggtacccattctgtcaccctaatggtccaacggttatctattctacgcattacatgacctgcccagcactatttttttctctatgtcaattagaatgtcgtttatacccatttgctctctgatccaaaccgctctctttctgtctcttaaagttatacctaGCATTCTTAACGAACAAATAGCTAGTAAGTTACCCTATAAATTAAGGGGTCAATAAACATTCTGTAGCCAGCAGTCAACAGTTCTTTTTTATCACAAGACATAAATTCGGCTATAGATGTGCAAAAGAGTTCAAAGAGCTCCAAGTCACATTTGATGGCTTTGCAAGCTATATGACCTCATCATAGTCATCAATACATGGAACTGTTGGTTACCTGTGAATTGGCATTGTGATCAACGCAAGTTTCAGCCGCATCCAAGTCAGTTTGGTCTGCTCCCTTTGCGGATAACAGTATCTTCAAGTACTCTATTTGTTCTTGGGCTTCCTGCAAACAAGCAATGAACACTAGGCATCAAATACTAAGATATCTAAATTATTTTCTGCATCGAAAGGAATGGCACTGTTTTGAGCTATGGTAGTATGAAAAGTTGCCTAGTAGACCAACTAAGTTTCGAATAAACAGGTTCAGATGTAATCACCTGCTCGACTGTCCCCGATACCACACGATACATAACCATACCCGACTGCAACTGCAATGAACTGTTGTTAGCTCAGGAAAACCTGCAAGACGCTCTTACACAATCCTTATTTTAGTTATTAACAAAATACGTTTGCTGACTCTGCCCAACAACGTTTGAGTCATTCATTTGCTGGAAAGATTTCCCTGcaaaaatattgttttgtttGGTGTCACGCTCACTTGTCATCAAACGTGCCGATTTTTTGGACGTGCCCCCCTAGGCTACAAGTCAGGGAGCCAAAGGATGCGGGGGGCGAAAACAACTATAAACACTGTACTGCTTAAAATTGGCGTAAAAGTGCGAAACACGGAAGGAAGAAAACAGCACTGACATGGGACGAACTGACGATGTGCGTTGCATCCGCAATTGTCATGTGCTCATTTATCATTCAAAATCTCTCAACAAATACCTCGTGTTTCTTCTTCAAACGCGCGATTTCTTCTTCCTGCCCTTTACAAGTCCGCTTGAGGGCCTCGAGAGCTTCTTCGTCACTTCGCCCGCAGTGACGCCGCAAGTCCTCAAGTTCCTGACATGTGCACATAGAAAAAGCATTTCAGCATGCCACCTTTTCATAATAACGCAACACACGGGATTAATTGTTGGTGCCCGGCCACTTACCAGGCGTATCTTGTGGAGCCTGTCGTACACTTCCCTCCTAGACTGCGCGCGAATCCGAGCACCGCTCGGTGTCATTGCTTCGTTCGCGCAGCTGCAAACGCAGGTGGGCACGACAGAGAACGTCTACGCGTTTTGACGTTTCCTCGCTGTGTATTACGCTGCATCACACGAGAAATGCATGCAACAATAACAACCGAAAGCGAAAGACCATTTTGTCGATTTTGAGAACAATAACGACAACAACACAAGAAAGCGGAAGAACGACGCTGCAACACGTGGTTGCGCAGCTATCAATCGATTTCAAAACTCaacaacaaaactaaaaaaaaaattctgaactATAATAATTTCTTCAGCTACAAGGGCAATGAAACTACAAAACTTAAGCACAAAACATTTAATTTGCTAAATACCCTGCAGCACCTGTATGAAACAAGTTGAAAATAACGTGTGTTTCGGTTTCGGTTCGCGCGGGCGATCAGAGGTTCATTTGTCATTGGAGGACTATATGCTCGAGGACACGTGTTTGTGAACGTGTACTCTTTTACTAAAGAAACACATACCGAGGACAAATCTTGCTGAGCACGCTAGTCTTCTTGATTAGAAATTTTGTTTCGATTTCGACCCATAGTGAACAAGGAGAAAACTGCGCTAGGGAAAGAGAGCACTATGATATAGGCATTCACGTGTTTGTAGCTATTTCGCTTTGCACATAATTCGGCGTCATCTACCACCTAGATATGCTCAGCACCGACACTCAAAGTGGCAGCCTCACTGGCATAAAACTGAGAAttcatcttcaaggggagtacggtagcgcgattcaaagacgggacaaaagaagacacaaagggacacgcACAGCGCTGTGTGTCCCCCTTTGAGTCTTCTTTTGTccagtctttgaatcgcgctacgtactccccttgaagatgcattaccaacaagccaaCATTGCAACCCTTGAGAAttcatgcagcttttttttttttttttttcctgaatataCAGGTACCAAGCATGTGTAATTTCGCATATTTTCGCACCAGTTAAGTACATTAAACAAAGCCAAAGAGCTTGAACCACCACTGAGTGTGCCCCCCGATGCACTCAATAGCAGATAAGAAATGAGAGAAAGGAAGAATTGAACCTTATGCAACTAAAATGCAGAGCAAATCTGTATGAGTATCTATAGATAAGTACTGCAAGATTAATTGTGCCGCCAATATGGTTATTTGATCCTATATTGCGTCTcacggatatttctgtgcgcttGTCATTTATGCAGGCATGTGCACTAGTTGTTTATTTCCTCCTAATACTGGTGGAAATATACAAGTTTCCTATCCTCGATCCCTCTGGTACAGCACCAAGCTctactctttattttttttttcctctgcatAGCACATTTGAAAGTGTCATGGTGCTACTGCTCAGCAGGCAAAGCAGTAGCAGTACAGCTCTGCAGAAATGTCTGCAGCCAACAGAAAATTTATTTCACCAAAACATATCAATCATAATTATCAAATTTATTGCAATCATTATAAACAATATTACAGCTAAGAGGATAAAACCATACCCCAGCTAAGAAATCATCCATAAGAGTGCAGTGTGGTCACTGCTTCATCAGCTAAGCCCAAACCAATGTTTGGCTTTTAAGGGTTCAGCATCATCACAGCAGAGACAACTGCAACTCAGCTAGCTTCAACGTGTGCATGGAACGTCTGTGCTCCTTGTTTGAGCACGCAATCAGCCATTTCAATCCTGATTGAGCTGCTCTAGAAGCACAGCCGTTCCGCTTAACCTCAGCAGCCCGTGACCTGCGGGTCCTCTCCAGACCGCTTTGTTATCCACAACTTGACAACTTCCTCAGCCACAGTTGGATGGATGCCTATAGTCTGCTCCAGGGTCTGTCTTGTCATACCAGACCTGAAACAATGCACAACATTTTCTACACTGTAACAAGAGCTTTAAATTACCACAGGTGGTATGAAACAGAGTGTTGTACAAATATTCTAAATTTCAAGTACTACCAAACAGATTGGTACTCAATTAGAGAATTTACGATTTTAAATTGTCCAATATTCATTTCTGCTTGAATATAAGGGATAAGAGCACTTGCTTGAGCCTCATGGGGAGAAAGGCAGATTCAAGAAGGGGCTATACTGAATGATTCTGATGCAGGAAAGCCGTGGTTGTTGCACACAGGCACCAGCTGCACAAGCAACTCTGGCGTATTAGCTGGAGTTGTCAAAGTCTCAGAAAATTTACAAAGTATGATGTAAACACGAGCTGCATACATGATACCTTTGAATCATAATTTGCATTTATgagaaaacatcattctgttaCGAATGAATGCAATGACAAAGCCTCTTGGAGGACTACTATTTAAATGTAAGCCAAGAAAGGACCATGCGCACAATATCCTTGGGATGTCTGTGGTAGGACATCTGGAACTACAATAGACATCCAGCGGATGTTCTAATTGTCTTGCAAATGGTGCATGGACACTGAGACATCATTCAGATGTCCTACTAACAAAGTGTTTTAACTCGGATTCGAACTTCTAACCCTTTCACTTTGTTTTTACCTTTGCATCCCTCATTTGCTCTCCAACCCCTTATGTCTGTCCAATCCTCCATTTCCAGTTACAGAACAGCCCGACAGTTATTTAGGCAGTTACAGGACTCTCAGCCCTTCGCTTTCTTCATTTAAAGTTTGTTTGTTCCAATTTGTATCTAGCCATAACATACCAGGATATGAAGATTGCTTGATTGATTCAACAAGTTTAAAGTCCCAAAGCAGCATTGGGGCAATGAGAAATACCATAGTCGagggctccagaataattttgaccaattaggattctttaatgtgcatgtaaatctaagtatacacgcTTTTTTGCATTTAATCTCTGTCTGAAagtggccgccgcagccgggcaTCGAGCCTGGGATCTCGTGCTATGCGAAGAAATGACATCGCCACTTAACCACCACAGCGagaaaaaagagagggagagaagataTATTTCGAAAACATAGTAGGATCATAAAGGCAAGATAT
Proteins encoded in this window:
- the LOC126519643 gene encoding uncharacterized protein, yielding MTPSGARIRAQSRREVYDRLHKIRLELEDLRRHCGRSDEEALEALKRTCKGQEEEIARLKKKHEEAQEQIEYLKILLSAKGADQTDLDAAETCVDHNANSQLLEGQLLDGLWAAVKHAWSMEAEKNDLNILLSKKVLELNKLQLLYSEQSKKLLEATRALSTPSSSRHTSSCDVSYK